In the genome of Desulfofalx alkaliphila DSM 12257, one region contains:
- a CDS encoding IreB family regulatory phosphoprotein, whose protein sequence is MTRDFSQDTVMFKVQAEEENKARDILMTVYAALEEKGYNPINQLVGYLLSGDPAYITSHGNARSLIRRMERDELLEELVRHYLEKNK, encoded by the coding sequence ATGACTAGGGATTTTTCGCAAGATACTGTTATGTTTAAGGTGCAAGCTGAGGAAGAGAACAAGGCCAGGGATATATTGATGACAGTTTATGCTGCATTGGAAGAGAAGGGCTACAACCCCATCAATCAGCTTGTAGGGTACCTGTTATCCGGCGACCCGGCTTATATTACCAGTCACGGCAATGCCCGCAGTTTAATAAGGCGCATGGAAAGAGATGAACTGCTCGAGGAATTGGTAAGGCATTATTTGGAAAAGAATAAGTAA
- a CDS encoding aldo/keto reductase, whose product MQYRLLGNTQIKVSRLCFGALTIGPLQANLTLQQGAAVLRRALECGVNFIDTAEYYQTYPYIKEAIKGWDSEVYIATKSYAYTAEGMKESLETALRELNRDWVDIFLLHEQESRLTIEGHYEALEYLLKAKEAGKVRAVGISTHCVDGVLAAASFNEIDVIHPLINIEGVGIQDGTVNDMLDAIKVAYNANKGLYGMKALGGGNLLARYDEAVDYVLALNELASVAMGMQTLDEVDYNVKKFNNEKIPLELQLRVKRQPRKLHIDRWCQGCGACVERCQAGALSLVDNKAVVNKDLCRLCGYCGAVCPEFCIKVI is encoded by the coding sequence ATGCAATATAGACTGTTGGGAAATACTCAAATTAAGGTTTCCAGGTTGTGCTTTGGTGCATTGACAATTGGTCCACTGCAAGCAAACTTGACCCTGCAACAGGGAGCTGCTGTACTGCGCAGAGCCCTGGAATGCGGGGTAAATTTTATTGATACTGCGGAGTATTACCAGACCTACCCATATATTAAAGAGGCAATAAAAGGATGGGACTCTGAGGTTTACATAGCCACCAAGAGTTACGCCTATACCGCTGAAGGTATGAAAGAAAGTCTGGAAACAGCATTAAGAGAATTAAACAGAGACTGGGTTGACATCTTTTTACTTCATGAACAGGAATCAAGATTGACAATAGAAGGCCATTATGAGGCCCTTGAATATCTTCTTAAGGCAAAGGAAGCCGGTAAGGTAAGGGCGGTGGGCATATCTACCCATTGTGTGGACGGCGTGCTTGCGGCAGCAAGCTTCAATGAGATTGATGTGATACATCCCTTAATTAACATTGAAGGTGTAGGTATTCAAGACGGCACTGTTAATGATATGTTAGATGCCATTAAAGTTGCCTACAATGCCAATAAAGGTCTTTATGGCATGAAGGCCTTGGGCGGTGGAAATCTGCTGGCCCGATATGATGAGGCGGTAGATTATGTACTAGCCCTGAATGAACTGGCGTCGGTGGCAATGGGTATGCAGACCCTTGACGAGGTTGATTATAATGTAAAAAAGTTTAACAATGAAAAAATACCTTTAGAGCTGCAGTTGCGGGTAAAGAGGCAACCAAGAAAACTGCATATCGACCGGTGGTGCCAAGGTTGTGGTGCCTGTGTGGAGAGGTGCCAGGCAGGGGCCTTAAGTTTAGTTGACAATAAAGCTGTGGTTAATAAGGATCTTTGCAGGTTGTGCGGGTACTGTGGTGCGGTGTGCCCGGAGTTTTGTATCAAGGTAATATAG
- the ruvX gene encoding Holliday junction resolvase RuvX has protein sequence MRIMGLDVGDKTIGVAISDLMGWTAQGIEVIRRTNEEADINRLAELVDEYQVEKIVVGLPKNMNGTLGPQGEKVQIFSTLIKNKLSLPLEFWDERLTTVAAEKLLIGADVSRKKRKKVVDKMAAALILQGYLDRQSNM, from the coding sequence ATGAGAATAATGGGCCTGGATGTTGGCGATAAGACAATAGGGGTGGCCATCAGTGATTTAATGGGGTGGACGGCACAAGGTATTGAAGTAATTCGACGTACCAATGAAGAAGCTGATATTAATCGGCTTGCTGAGCTGGTAGATGAATACCAGGTTGAAAAGATTGTTGTCGGCTTACCGAAAAACATGAACGGCACCCTGGGGCCCCAAGGAGAAAAGGTGCAAATTTTTTCAACCCTAATCAAAAACAAATTGAGTTTACCATTGGAGTTTTGGGATGAGAGGCTAACCACTGTGGCAGCAGAAAAGCTGCTTATCGGTGCAGATGTCAGCAGAAAAAAAAGAAAAAAAGTGGTGGATAAAATGGCGGCGGCACTCATACTCCAAGGCTACCTGGATCGTCAATCTAATATGTAA
- a CDS encoding DUF1292 domain-containing protein: protein MPEHDEVITLVDEEGQEHDFTVVDILEINGSEYAILLPAKEETDEAVILKFAKDEDDNDILIDLEDDEEWEMVADAWEQLVTEEGEDA, encoded by the coding sequence TTGCCAGAGCACGATGAAGTGATCACACTAGTGGATGAAGAAGGACAAGAACACGACTTTACAGTGGTGGATATTCTTGAGATTAACGGTTCTGAATATGCTATTTTGCTACCTGCAAAGGAAGAAACTGACGAAGCGGTAATTTTAAAATTTGCCAAGGACGAAGATGATAACGACATTTTAATTGACCTTGAAGATGATGAAGAATGGGAAATGGTAGCTGATGCATGGGAGCAATTGGTGACTGAAGAAGGGGAAGATGCTTAG
- a CDS encoding VanW family protein, with protein MRSKCITVGIVTVILVLLLAVAYAGKWYLAFSSHDIMPGIKVRDLNIGGMGKEEAGKRLLLLEKQMKEIPVTLTYGEERWQIQLHQVGFEIDKEATLGKAMQLGKKGNVVERLKTKRKISVEGYNLYPVVQVDGEKLAAVIDLYAPHLNVEPQDAAFLIDDNDRVKITPSRTGRRVNIEKIKGSLEKEILASSDIVMAIPVEDVPPAYSTEDIENMGIDGLLSTYTTKFDASLINRSYNIKVAANALDGLLVTPGQEVSFNEVVGPRSSEAGYKSAQVIINNEFVEDVGGGVCQVSSTLYNAVLLADLIVSHRKNHSIPVTYVPIGRDATVVYEYVDFKFQNNTGRCLYIKATVGEGQLTIKIFGNSRANREVIINSWIEEVIEPEIIYEEDENLKQGQQVVKQEGVRGYVAHAERVVMIEGVVIKREQLPVSKYSPINKIIAVGTASPEPVIVPPKNKNQSSN; from the coding sequence GTGAGAAGTAAATGTATCACTGTTGGCATAGTGACTGTTATATTGGTGCTGCTGCTTGCAGTTGCTTATGCAGGCAAATGGTACCTGGCATTTTCATCCCATGACATAATGCCCGGCATAAAGGTCAGAGACCTAAATATCGGTGGCATGGGTAAAGAGGAAGCGGGTAAAAGGTTGCTTCTTTTAGAAAAACAAATGAAAGAAATACCGGTAACCTTAACCTACGGGGAAGAGCGGTGGCAAATTCAGCTCCACCAGGTGGGTTTTGAAATTGATAAAGAGGCAACCCTAGGTAAGGCAATGCAGTTAGGTAAGAAGGGCAATGTTGTTGAACGGTTAAAAACAAAAAGGAAAATATCTGTCGAAGGTTATAATCTTTACCCGGTGGTTCAGGTGGACGGTGAAAAGTTAGCAGCAGTTATAGACCTGTACGCACCCCATTTAAATGTTGAGCCGCAGGATGCTGCCTTTCTTATTGATGATAATGACCGGGTGAAAATTACTCCCTCCCGAACCGGGCGAAGGGTGAACATAGAAAAAATTAAAGGGAGCTTGGAAAAAGAAATTTTGGCTTCTTCGGATATTGTAATGGCCATTCCTGTGGAGGATGTACCCCCGGCCTATAGTACCGAAGATATTGAAAATATGGGCATAGACGGATTGCTTTCTACTTACACCACCAAGTTTGATGCCAGTCTCATTAACAGGTCTTACAATATTAAGGTGGCAGCAAACGCCCTGGATGGGCTCTTGGTTACTCCCGGCCAGGAGGTTTCTTTTAACGAGGTGGTGGGCCCCCGCAGTTCAGAGGCGGGATATAAGTCAGCCCAGGTGATTATAAATAATGAATTTGTTGAGGATGTTGGCGGGGGCGTTTGCCAGGTGTCTTCTACCCTTTATAACGCTGTGTTGTTAGCGGACTTGATAGTATCCCACCGTAAAAATCATAGTATTCCCGTTACTTATGTTCCCATAGGAAGAGATGCCACTGTGGTATACGAGTACGTAGATTTTAAGTTTCAAAATAATACCGGCAGGTGTCTGTATATTAAGGCTACCGTTGGTGAAGGGCAGTTAACCATAAAGATTTTCGGCAATTCCAGGGCCAACCGAGAGGTAATAATTAACAGTTGGATAGAAGAAGTTATCGAACCGGAAATTATATATGAAGAAGATGAAAACTTGAAACAGGGACAGCAGGTGGTTAAGCAAGAGGGAGTTAGAGGTTATGTGGCCCATGCTGAGAGAGTGGTAATGATAGAGGGGGTTGTAATCAAGCGGGAGCAATTGCCTGTAAGTAAATACAGCCCCATAAATAAAATCATTGCCGTGGGAACGGCCAGCCCGGAACCGGTAATTGTTCCACCAAAGAATAAGAACCAATCATCTAACTAG
- a CDS encoding FadR/GntR family transcriptional regulator has translation MDFQPIRTKKIYQEIIDQIKGLIAKGSLKPGDKLMSERELAEKMQVGRSAVREAFRALEAMKVIEIRPGEGTYIREASADSIADALSLVLQADQKTASELMELRKILEVECARLAAKRRSGRDLTAMKKALEQMAKDIENGDLGDRADLAFHYSVAKAASNTMVLRLMTTIADTMMHVMRTARVELYRDPKLPHKLLQEHLIIYQAIANSDSEAAQKAMYDHLQGIESAVFNKKNQSS, from the coding sequence ATGGATTTTCAACCCATTCGCACCAAAAAGATTTATCAAGAAATAATAGACCAAATAAAGGGTTTAATTGCAAAGGGCAGTTTAAAGCCAGGGGACAAGTTAATGTCTGAACGCGAGTTAGCTGAAAAGATGCAGGTGGGCAGATCGGCAGTGCGGGAGGCCTTTCGAGCGCTGGAAGCCATGAAAGTTATTGAAATTCGCCCCGGTGAAGGCACATATATACGGGAAGCCAGCGCAGATTCCATTGCCGATGCACTTTCCCTGGTGCTTCAAGCCGACCAAAAAACCGCCAGTGAATTAATGGAATTAAGAAAGATTCTGGAGGTCGAGTGTGCCAGACTGGCTGCTAAACGGCGTAGCGGCAGAGATCTAACGGCCATGAAAAAGGCACTGGAGCAAATGGCAAAGGATATTGAAAATGGCGATTTAGGCGACAGAGCCGATTTGGCCTTTCACTATTCTGTGGCAAAAGCCGCCAGCAATACCATGGTCTTGCGATTGATGACCACCATAGCAGACACCATGATGCATGTAATGCGCACAGCCAGGGTTGAGTTATACCGTGATCCCAAACTGCCCCATAAGCTATTACAAGAACACCTGATAATTTATCAGGCCATTGCAAACTCCGATTCCGAAGCTGCACAAAAAGCAATGTACGATCACCTGCAGGGTATAGAGTCCGCTGTATTTAATAAAAAGAACCAATCTAGTTAG
- the ldhH gene encoding L-lactate dehydrogenase (quinone) large subunit LdhH codes for MSGCRNMKKKIQNALDNPNLQGALGRFADSYVDARARAYKGKDFEALRSQIADKKGSAAKRMEELAQQFKKNAEARGAKVYIAKTADDAKNYIRDLALANNVKQVIKSKSMASEEIYLNHFLEENGITAAESDLGEWIIQLAGESPSHMVMPAIHLTRAEVAEIFSKEVNERLSDDIPKLVKVARSELREKFLSADMGISGANIAVAETGTIIILTNEGNARLTTTLPPIHVALVGMEKLVEKFSDAGPIMECLPRSATAQQLTSYVTMITGPTPTALPDGTVQPKELHIVLMDNGRTKMKDDEIFNEALQCIRCASCLNVCPIYQLLGGHVFGSVYTGGIGTVLTAFFNNFEDAGELQNLCISCERCKEVCPGKVNIPKLILELRNRVVAKNGLPAGQKFLLNSLLPNRKLFHSMLKVASKAQKPFVKDKMVRHLPMFLAGLTEGRSLPALADKPFREQLNELGTVNSPKYKVGFFGGCLIDFVYPNLGRSVNKILKNMNMQLVYPLEQACCGVPASHMGAREAAANLAKQNIAAFEKAGVDYIVTACPTCTAALKHDYVSLLQEDKQWAKRAREFADKVEDFSNFVATQTDGGKTLALKSKDTTTVTYHDSCHLRRHLGIFEEPRQLIRAAGLDLKEMAWSDRCCGFGGSYTLRFPELSQPILQQKLANIKDSGAEIVAMDCPGCLMQIGGGLDKANSKQRAKHTVELLAERLND; via the coding sequence ATGAGCGGCTGCCGGAATATGAAGAAAAAAATCCAAAATGCCCTGGACAACCCCAATCTACAAGGTGCACTGGGCCGTTTTGCAGATTCCTATGTTGACGCCAGGGCCAGGGCCTATAAAGGCAAAGATTTTGAGGCGCTGCGAAGTCAAATTGCTGATAAAAAAGGATCTGCAGCTAAACGAATGGAAGAACTGGCCCAACAGTTCAAGAAGAACGCAGAAGCCAGAGGTGCCAAGGTATACATTGCTAAGACCGCCGATGACGCCAAAAACTATATCCGCGATTTAGCACTGGCCAACAATGTTAAACAAGTTATTAAGTCAAAATCAATGGCATCGGAAGAAATTTACCTTAACCACTTCCTTGAAGAAAACGGCATCACGGCAGCGGAATCGGATTTAGGGGAATGGATTATACAATTGGCAGGAGAATCTCCATCTCACATGGTCATGCCAGCAATCCATCTGACCAGAGCTGAGGTGGCAGAAATATTTTCTAAAGAGGTAAATGAACGTCTGTCTGATGATATTCCTAAGCTGGTAAAAGTAGCCCGGAGTGAATTACGGGAAAAATTCTTATCGGCAGATATGGGAATATCAGGGGCCAACATTGCGGTGGCTGAAACCGGCACCATTATAATTTTAACCAACGAAGGTAATGCCAGACTTACAACCACCCTACCACCCATTCATGTGGCACTGGTAGGAATGGAAAAATTGGTGGAAAAGTTTTCAGATGCCGGACCCATAATGGAATGCCTACCGCGCAGTGCAACAGCCCAACAATTAACCAGTTACGTCACCATGATAACAGGTCCCACCCCCACGGCACTGCCAGACGGTACTGTACAACCAAAAGAACTGCACATCGTATTAATGGATAACGGTCGTACCAAAATGAAAGACGATGAAATATTTAACGAGGCATTGCAGTGCATCCGTTGTGCATCATGCCTAAACGTGTGCCCCATTTACCAGCTGTTGGGCGGGCACGTTTTTGGCAGCGTATATACCGGCGGCATCGGCACCGTTTTAACGGCCTTCTTTAATAATTTTGAAGACGCCGGCGAACTGCAGAACCTATGTATCAGCTGCGAACGTTGTAAAGAGGTTTGCCCCGGTAAAGTTAATATCCCAAAACTAATACTGGAACTGCGCAACAGGGTTGTGGCAAAAAACGGCTTGCCCGCCGGACAAAAGTTTTTATTAAATAGCCTTCTGCCCAATAGAAAACTCTTCCACAGCATGCTGAAGGTGGCCAGCAAAGCACAAAAGCCCTTTGTAAAGGACAAGATGGTGCGTCACCTGCCAATGTTCTTAGCCGGTTTAACAGAGGGGCGCAGCTTGCCGGCCCTTGCAGATAAACCCTTCCGTGAGCAGCTAAATGAATTGGGCACCGTCAACAGCCCTAAGTATAAAGTGGGCTTCTTTGGTGGATGTTTAATTGATTTTGTTTACCCAAACCTGGGCAGGTCGGTAAATAAAATTCTTAAGAACATGAATATGCAGCTGGTTTACCCATTGGAGCAGGCATGCTGCGGAGTACCGGCCAGTCACATGGGTGCAAGAGAGGCAGCGGCCAATTTGGCTAAACAAAACATTGCAGCCTTCGAAAAAGCCGGTGTGGACTATATAGTTACCGCCTGTCCCACCTGTACCGCAGCACTTAAGCACGATTATGTGAGCCTTTTACAAGAAGACAAACAGTGGGCAAAAAGGGCAAGGGAATTTGCAGACAAAGTTGAGGACTTCTCAAACTTTGTTGCTACCCAGACCGACGGCGGTAAAACATTGGCATTAAAATCCAAAGATACCACCACTGTGACCTATCACGACTCTTGCCACCTGCGTCGTCATCTAGGCATTTTTGAAGAGCCCAGGCAATTAATTAGGGCTGCAGGGTTAGATCTCAAGGAAATGGCCTGGTCTGACCGTTGTTGTGGATTTGGCGGCTCATATACCCTGCGCTTCCCTGAGCTTTCACAGCCCATATTGCAGCAAAAATTAGCTAATATTAAAGACAGCGGTGCAGAAATAGTAGCTATGGATTGCCCCGGCTGCTTGATGCAAATTGGCGGCGGCCTGGATAAGGCCAATTCTAAGCAAAGGGCAAAGCATACCGTTGAATTATTAGCTGAAAGACTTAATGACTAA
- a CDS encoding LutC/YkgG family protein, which produces MTKQINETESLYAEFKQKAEAVSAQVYRVKDLKEAAALLTTITEEGGYKKIVAAPSPMVDKCLSSAEIKAAVHTEDLRKNAEDACMGLSEMDMAIAEIGSLQQDSTDVNQRLVSTLPNVHVALVKTESLVANLSEALSIIGKNKDKLPGYISFITGPSRTADIERVLTIGVHGPAELKVIFVDRAGGDAQ; this is translated from the coding sequence TTGACAAAACAAATTAATGAAACAGAAAGCCTTTACGCTGAGTTTAAACAAAAGGCAGAGGCGGTCTCTGCCCAGGTCTATAGAGTTAAGGACCTCAAGGAAGCAGCGGCACTGCTCACAACCATAACTGAAGAGGGCGGCTATAAGAAAATTGTAGCCGCACCATCCCCCATGGTTGATAAGTGCCTGTCATCTGCTGAAATAAAGGCCGCTGTGCACACTGAAGATTTACGTAAAAATGCAGAAGATGCCTGTATGGGCCTGTCCGAAATGGATATGGCCATTGCTGAAATCGGATCACTACAGCAAGATTCAACTGACGTCAACCAACGCTTGGTATCCACACTGCCAAATGTTCATGTTGCTTTGGTAAAAACAGAAAGTCTCGTCGCTAATTTGTCAGAGGCATTATCAATTATTGGTAAAAACAAAGACAAACTTCCGGGCTACATTTCATTTATCACCGGGCCCAGTCGCACTGCAGACATCGAGCGTGTGCTTACCATTGGCGTACATGGACCTGCTGAGTTAAAGGTAATTTTTGTTGATAGAGCCGGAGGTGATGCACAATGA
- a CDS encoding (Fe-S)-binding protein gives MSYLKKFPEIEEEVIKCMKCGNCQAVCPLYKETKAEAMVARGKVRLAEGILSGEIQPTDELTAVFDKCLTCKACAANCPCGVQPDKIVLAARSELVKKRGLPLAKNLIFKCLSNPSLFKTGMKIGSKTQGLFFKRQGNKMSPRYPVSGLELRRVIPALADKSFLATVPEVNKVAKAKKKVAFFSGCTANFVYPKVGYSLLEVMKHNDVEVIVPKEQHCCGVPVLMHGDTKTAVEMAKSHVNIFSKYEVDAIITVCGTCGEAFKKYYPELLSDLPGYGENAKMLSEKTYDFTQYLINQLGLETEKLGPVNKTVTYHQPCHVGRGMGAVTEPIEIIKAIPGIKFNPLKQPDRCCGGAGSFSLTHYNLSYNILESKLADIESSAADTVVTGCGSCRMQLTDGLTQEKMTQSVMHTVELLAESYRNGSEKRG, from the coding sequence ATGAGTTATTTAAAAAAGTTTCCGGAAATTGAAGAAGAAGTAATTAAGTGTATGAAGTGTGGCAACTGCCAAGCAGTGTGCCCCCTGTACAAGGAAACAAAAGCTGAAGCAATGGTGGCCCGGGGTAAGGTGCGTTTAGCTGAAGGAATTCTCAGCGGTGAGATACAGCCCACCGATGAGTTAACAGCTGTTTTTGATAAATGCCTCACCTGTAAAGCCTGCGCAGCCAACTGCCCTTGCGGTGTGCAGCCGGATAAAATAGTTCTTGCCGCCAGATCGGAATTAGTTAAAAAACGCGGTTTGCCATTGGCTAAAAATCTAATATTTAAATGTCTTTCCAACCCTTCCTTGTTTAAAACAGGGATGAAAATAGGTTCTAAAACCCAAGGTCTCTTCTTTAAGCGGCAGGGTAACAAAATGAGCCCCCGCTATCCGGTAAGTGGCTTGGAATTGCGCCGGGTTATACCTGCCTTGGCGGATAAATCATTCCTGGCAACAGTGCCTGAAGTAAATAAAGTCGCAAAGGCAAAAAAGAAAGTTGCCTTTTTCAGCGGCTGCACCGCTAACTTTGTTTATCCCAAGGTGGGCTACTCATTACTTGAAGTTATGAAACACAATGACGTTGAAGTTATTGTGCCAAAAGAACAGCATTGCTGCGGGGTACCGGTATTAATGCATGGTGACACAAAGACCGCAGTGGAAATGGCCAAATCTCACGTCAACATTTTTAGTAAATATGAAGTGGACGCCATTATCACGGTATGTGGCACATGCGGTGAAGCCTTTAAAAAATACTACCCCGAGCTGTTAAGTGATCTGCCGGGATATGGCGAAAATGCAAAAATGCTATCTGAAAAGACCTATGACTTTACACAATACCTAATTAACCAATTGGGTTTAGAAACTGAAAAATTAGGGCCTGTCAATAAAACAGTGACCTACCACCAACCCTGTCACGTGGGTCGCGGTATGGGGGCAGTCACTGAGCCAATAGAAATAATCAAAGCCATACCGGGGATTAAATTTAACCCTTTGAAACAGCCCGATCGTTGTTGTGGCGGCGCCGGCTCATTTAGCTTAACCCATTACAATTTATCCTATAATATTTTAGAGTCTAAATTAGCCGATATTGAATCATCGGCAGCCGATACGGTGGTAACAGGCTGTGGTTCTTGTCGCATGCAGTTAACCGACGGTTTAACCCAAGAAAAAATGACCCAATCGGTAATGCACACAGTTGAACTACTGGCTGAATCCTATCGCAACGGCAGTGAAAAGAGGGGTTAA
- a CDS encoding FAD-binding oxidoreductase, whose product MSKQQVIQELEKALGKDNVITKHEELICYSFDATPDMPSKTPDVVVTPTSTDDIVKIVNIAKEFKTPIYPRGSGTNLSGGSIPLEGGIVLSTLKMNKIIEVDADNHVAVVQPGVIIQDLNNAVAVHGLIYPPDPGTVTTATMGGSVSECSGGLRGLKYGVTKDYVMGLEVVLANGQVARFGGKTVKNVTAYDLVKLFTGAEGTLGIITEITVKLIPAPQSRATMLATFGSLEDAGNAIKGIVSNKVIPATLEIMDQVTIRTVENFAKVGLPTDARAILLIEVDGIAEVVNKEAEIVKKIVNDNQGNIKEAKDDQERDNLWTARRAALPALAQVKPTTVLEDATVPRSNITEMLVAIEEIAEKYNLNIGTFGHAGDGNLHPTILTDERDKEEMERVHQAVEEIFKKALELGGTLSGEHGIGIAKARFLEWELGKSGIYVLNRIKEALDPENLLNPGKIVSK is encoded by the coding sequence ATGTCCAAGCAGCAAGTTATTCAAGAGCTGGAAAAAGCCCTTGGCAAAGATAATGTCATTACCAAACATGAGGAACTAATTTGTTATTCCTTTGATGCCACCCCAGACATGCCAAGCAAAACTCCCGATGTGGTGGTTACTCCCACTAGTACCGATGACATTGTTAAAATTGTAAATATTGCTAAAGAATTTAAAACTCCCATATATCCCAGGGGTTCTGGCACCAACTTAAGCGGTGGCAGCATTCCTTTAGAGGGCGGTATAGTGCTGTCTACTTTAAAAATGAATAAAATTATCGAAGTGGACGCCGATAACCATGTTGCAGTTGTTCAACCGGGCGTTATTATCCAAGACTTAAACAATGCAGTGGCAGTTCACGGTTTAATTTATCCCCCCGATCCGGGCACAGTGACCACCGCCACCATGGGAGGCAGTGTATCGGAGTGTTCCGGTGGTTTAAGGGGTTTAAAGTACGGTGTTACCAAAGATTATGTGATGGGTTTAGAAGTGGTGTTGGCCAACGGTCAGGTGGCACGCTTTGGTGGAAAAACAGTGAAAAATGTTACTGCCTACGACCTCGTAAAGTTATTCACCGGAGCAGAGGGCACTTTAGGTATCATCACTGAAATTACCGTTAAATTAATTCCTGCCCCCCAATCAAGGGCCACCATGTTGGCTACCTTTGGCAGTTTAGAAGATGCAGGCAACGCCATCAAAGGTATTGTAAGTAATAAGGTAATACCGGCAACCTTAGAAATTATGGACCAGGTCACCATACGCACAGTTGAAAACTTTGCTAAGGTGGGCCTACCCACCGATGCCCGTGCCATTTTACTGATTGAAGTGGATGGCATTGCTGAAGTAGTAAACAAGGAAGCAGAAATTGTTAAGAAAATTGTCAATGACAACCAAGGTAATATTAAAGAAGCCAAGGACGATCAAGAACGTGACAATTTATGGACTGCGCGCCGGGCAGCACTGCCGGCATTGGCACAGGTTAAACCCACCACAGTGCTGGAAGATGCCACCGTACCCCGCAGTAACATTACAGAAATGCTGGTGGCCATTGAAGAAATAGCTGAAAAGTATAATCTGAACATTGGCACCTTTGGCCATGCAGGTGACGGCAACCTGCATCCCACCATCCTAACCGATGAACGGGATAAAGAGGAAATGGAAAGGGTGCATCAGGCGGTAGAGGAAATATTTAAAAAGGCATTGGAGCTTGGCGGCACACTGTCAGGTGAGCACGGCATCGGCATCGCTAAGGCCCGTTTCTTAGAATGGGAATTAGGCAAAAGCGGTATATATGTTCTAAATAGAATTAAAGAAGCACTGGACCCCGAAAACCTGTTAAACCCTGGAAAAATCGTCTCTAAGTAA